Proteins from one Methanomassiliicoccales archaeon genomic window:
- a CDS encoding aspartate--tRNA ligase yields SRLEPGKFYALPQSPQLFKQILVCSGVERYFQIVRCFRDEDLRADRQPEFTQLDMEMAFLEDPEELFTLLEGLVTHVFRKTIGVEIETPFPRIPYAEAMRRFGTDKPDLRFGMEIVDFTDLFSDSGFRVFAEAIANGGVIRGLPLPGGADLSRSELNKIEAAVKNQGLGGILWV; encoded by the coding sequence AGCCGTTTGGAACCCGGAAAGTTCTATGCCCTCCCCCAATCTCCGCAGCTTTTCAAGCAAATTCTCGTGTGCTCGGGGGTGGAGCGCTACTTCCAGATCGTGCGGTGCTTTCGCGATGAGGACCTTCGCGCCGACCGCCAGCCGGAGTTCACCCAGCTCGATATGGAAATGGCCTTCCTTGAGGATCCGGAGGAGCTTTTCACTCTTCTTGAAGGCCTTGTGACCCATGTTTTCCGTAAAACAATAGGGGTGGAAATTGAGACTCCGTTTCCCCGCATTCCCTACGCCGAAGCCATGCGTCGCTTCGGCACGGACAAACCCGATCTCCGGTTCGGGATGGAAATCGTGGACTTCACCGACCTTTTCTCCGACTCCGGTTTTCGGGTGTTTGCGGAGGCTATAGCAAACGGGGGTGTGATCCGCGGCCTTCCTCTCCCGGGCGGGGCCGACCTTTCCCGCTCCGAACTGAACAAGATCGAAGCGGCCGTGAAAAATCAAGGCCTCGGTGGAATTCTTTGGGTCAA